Genomic segment of Pelecanus crispus isolate bPelCri1 chromosome 25, bPelCri1.pri, whole genome shotgun sequence:
TGCGGAGGACGTGGGGGTCGTGTGCGCGGGTGAGTGGCACTGCACGGGCCCCCCGGgctctgggctgggtgggcagcagcccctgagggcagctggggtttcttcctgctgcagggagccgGCAGGTGCGGCTGGTGAAGGGGCCCGGGCGCTGCGCTGGGAGAGTGGAGATCTACtaccagggcagctgggggacCGTCTGCGACGATGGCTGGGACCTGTCTGATGCCGCCATCgtttgccagcagctgggctgcggcggggcggtggAGGCGGTCGGCTCCGCTCGCTTCGGGGAAGGCTCCGGTCAGATCTGGCTGGATGGCGTGAACTGCTCCGGGGCCGAAGCTGCTCTCTGGGACTGCCCGGCAGGGTCCTGGGGGCAGCACGACTGCGCGCACAAAGAGGACGCAGGAGTCGTCTGCTCAGGTCTGTGCCGGGAGCTGTGGTGGGAGCCCAGCGCCCGGGGAGGCCGGGACGAGGGGAGAGCCGGCAACGGCccaggctgtgcctggctgcCTCGGAGCCCCTGCCCGAGCCTgtcctggggacacccctgcaCGAAGCCCCTCGGTCCCACGGGGGGTCCCttgtcagctgagctgtgcccagGGCTTAGCGGGGAGGGCATGGGTGTCTCTCCGTCAGGGACTTCTCTCGGCCCCTGGCAAAAGGGTGACTTGCTGGCCGtgcccctgcctggccagggCCTGCGGGGGGAAGAGGCTtctctgctcccacagccccacaccagcctgTGCCCCTCTGGGGCCTTTCCTCCCAGATTTCATGGCCCTGAGGCTGGGGAACGGCAGCAACTGCTCCGGGCGCCTGCAGGTTTTCTACAATGGCACATGGGGGAGCGTTTGCTCCAACTCAATGACTCTCCAAACGGTGTCGCTGGCATGCaaggagctgggctgcggggacgCGGGGACCCTGGAAACACGCCTGCCCTCTGGTAGGGTGTCTGGCCACGCCTGGCTGGATCGCGTGGAGTGTGGGGAGAGAAACAGCTCCTTCTGGCAgtgtccctctgctccctgggacCCACGGTCGTGCGATGACCTGCGAGAGGAGACCCACATCACCTGCAGTGGTAATTCTGAGCTTCCTGGGCACCAGCAtcgccccagctcctgctccctgccggGCACAGTCAAGCGCAGAGACAGGGCCCACGGGGGCTTTTACTGTACGTGCCAgaccctgctgcttctggtggCACAAATGGCACTTCAGCTCTCAGAGCCCCACACGTTCGTTCGCCAGCAGTTGCCAGCCGGCTGCCAGCAGCGCCCGGGGGAGGCAGCGGTGTCTCCAGGCAAGGTCTCAGAAGAGACCAGCCAGGGCTGCGAGGCGTGTCCCCTCCACGGACAccctcctgcttctctgtgAGCCAGGGTCCCTTTGGGGCTGAGCAGCCAGGGTCCCCCACAGTGCCGTGCATGTCCCCTGAAGGAGCGGGGTTCAGCTGCTGCCATGAGCGAGGTGGCACAGGGAGGCatgagcagagctcagccccaCTCTCTGCTGCACGACCCCCTTCAGCAGCCCCTTCACGGCAGCATTGCCTTCTGCAGGGAGACGGCCAGAAACAGCCCCGGCCGTGGGGACCGTGTGCCCAAACTCCACGAGCTGCACAGGTAGCTGCTCCTCTGCATGCCCCTctctcctggcagggctctgcctgctgcccggTGCCCTGGGAGgtctctgccttctccagacAGGGAGAAGATTCGTGCCGTGGGAGGCGAGAGCGGGTGCTCGGGCAGGGTGGAGGTCTGGCATCGCGGCTCCTGGGGGACGGTGTGTGACGACTCCTGGGACATGCAGGATGCCGAGGTGgcgtgcaggcagctgggctgtggcccCGCAGTGTCTGCCCTGGACGAGGCTGCGTTTGGGGAGGGGACGGGCCCCAtctggctggagcaggtggagtGCCGGGGGTCTGAGCCATCTCTGCAGGCCTGCTGGGCTCggcctggggacagcggggcctGCCGGCATAAGGAGGACGCTGCCGTGCAGTGCTCAGGTGagcggcggggctggcagccctcGCTGGGCTATTggcagggagccggggcaggcgTTTTCCCCACTGGGTCCCCtcatggctgcagagctgctgagagcaAGGCTGTGCCTGTGGAGCATGGGAGCCTGGTGCCAAGTGGGCAGCAGCCTCTGTGCGGCTGGATGTCCtccggctcctgcctgcagggccctgcagcccccaggggcATCTCCTGGGCTGCCTGCGCCATCCTGCCCGATAGCCAGAGCAGGGCCCTGGGCTCTGTCCCAGCCCCCCTGACCAGCCTCGCAGGAGGGGCAgtgtgggtggggggtggcagggatatacgcacgcgtgcacacacacacgcacggcTCCCTGGTACCCTCACAGCCACCCTCTCAGCCCAgttccctttctcccctctgcagctgcacccAGGACGGCAGCACCAACCCCGCGAGCAGGTAACCTGTCCTCCCTGCCAGCGCTGGCTCTTCTCGGGGCCAGCTGTGAGCCACAGCCGCAGGGAGGGGGCTCCTTGCTGGGGTGTGAAACTCCCAAGAGGAGGCACCGGGACAGCAGTGGGGAGGGGCGTTGGGGAGGGCTCTCATTtacccagcagcctgggagctTCCTCATCCCTCACTCCTGGGGTCCCCTACCCCTGCTGTAGTGGGGGGCAGCACTGGGGTGTGCCGgcccccacctctcccaggcctgctgctgccctttctctcttcctgcccATGCAGATCCCAGCCGGGACCGTCCGACTGGCAGCGGGAGACTGTCGTTGCCCGTCATCATCTGCATCGTCCTGGGGgcccttctctgcctgctcctggccctcctGGCCGGGCAAGTGCGAAGCGCCAGGGCTGGGCGCGCAGGTGGGTCCCGGGGAAAGATGCCTCCTGGCAAGGCCAGGGGTGCTGGCAGGTGTCAGTGAgcggcacaggcagagctggggggataAGCGTGTGTGCTGCCTTCATTGCCATGTGCCGCCTCATCCACCGCCTGACCATGGGCCATGGGCCACCAGCAGCAAGGGGTAGAGAGAGTCCAGGCACGGCGGGAGTTAGGGACGGGGCGAGGAGAGAAATGgcggagctgggctgggggaggtgggagcagaggggacacAGACGAGGACACGACACTGGCAGCGCTCCGGGCAGCTCTGGAggggtctgtggggcaggggagatgccaggaggAACGTGGGGCAGCAGGGTCCATCCCTGTGGTTTCAGGCCCCCAGGCTGTTCCTCTGTGCAACCGTGACCTCCCcgcggcagggcaggggccgTGCTATGGATccctggggcagagagggggcagctccagggggagaggagaggcggGAGCTGCTCCAAGCTCAGCACCGGGGAGCTGACCCAGGGGCCAGAGGGGCACAAGGGCTGTCTCTGAGGGGACGCTGTGAGGGTGTCGCTGCCCCCGCTCACCTCCGTGGGGACATTGCCCTCACTGAGGAAGGGGTAGCGGTGAGCAGGCAGcgcagcggggctgtgctgtggccaGAGCCTTTTGCTGGCCCCGGGGACCAAAGCAGGGGGAGCAGAGCGGGATcctgtcccctctctgcctgtccctgggccagccctgccgctgTCCGCAGGCTCGGGGAGAGCGTGGGAGCCCTTCCCTGACGCCGTCTATGAGGAGATCGGTTACGGCCCGGCATGGGAGAAGCGGGCGAGGTTCAGCATCTCAGGTGGGTGTGGGTCCCTCATGGGGGCACATCGGCAGGGCTCTGTCCCCAAACCTCCACCTAGGGCTGACCCGCGGCAGTCCCCTGGCCTACGGTCCCTGCAGCgctggggtgtgtggggagagCAGCCGGGTCCTGGGCCCAGCAGAGGAGCTTCCTCCCCAGCAGTTCTTCCCATCgcagccagggacagcccctctctgcctgcccctgcatAAATCCCCGGGTGGCACCGCAGggctgagggaaggggctgtcccggggcagctctgggagcccCGTTGAGGCAGGCTTGGTCCCAGGGGAGCAGGGTGAGTCCTGAGCCCTCCTCCCcacacagccctgcctctgtgggtcccccgtccccagcagcactcaccacaagCCGGCTCAGCAGAGCACACTCCCATAACAGCCGCTGCACCTCTCTCCAGGCTCCTACTCAGAGGGGTCCCTGGCCAAGCTGCAGCCCTACCCCGCggacagcaaggaggaggagggtccGGGCTCAGCACCAGGTAACAGGGTGCGGGAAGGAGTGgatctctcctccctgcagccatgTGAGGGACAGCGGTGTCACTGAGTGTccccacagagctggggagtctCCTGGGGTGCTGCCAACACCAGGGTCTGAGCCCCACGGCCCTGGGCATCCTCCcgccctctgctctgcagatgtATCTCCTCAGTGTCAccagctcccctctcctttcagACGTCCCTGTCCTGCCTGGAAGTGACCCAGCGCATGGCTATGATGATGCCAGGGAGGTttctgcccctggggaggatcctgcccctgggcagggagcctgggaaATGCCCAGGGCAccagaggagggagcagggcccaGGGATGCCCCTGGAGGTGAGAGGGAAAGATGGTGCTGCCGCTTTATGGGATGCCATCCCTGGTGCCGGGTGAATCGCTGCCGTACGGAGAGCCCAAGCTCCTGGGATGGGGGACCCTGCCCTGGGAGTTTTCcctggggggcccggggctggcagagggagctggacatgtcaggagggaggaggagacggGAGGCAGGtgatgcagagagcaggaggggcaccccatggggcCAACGTGCAATGGCCTGCCTTGCTGCTTGCAGGGGCAAACCTGCGCTCGCAGAGAAGTGCTGGGGCCCCTGCAGCTGAGGGAGATGCCTGGTTCCTGTCCCCAGAGAGCACAGGCTATGACGATGCTGAAGAGGTGCCTCTGGCACATCCCCCTGAGCACAGAAAGGCTGCGACAGCAGAGCTCAGTGCACAGCCATCCCTGAGCCCCGCGCCAGGAGAGCCCATCCCTGCCGTGCAGCTGGGTGCAGCCGGGAGCGAGGAGGGGActttgcagctgggagagccGTGAGCACCAGGGAACCGTCTCCCTCTTCCCACGGGCAGCAGAAACAGCCGGCCATCGCCTCTCTTTTGATTCCCCTGGTTTCACGCTGTGCCTCCGCAGCTGTTCCTATTAAAAGCCTTTGGGGTATGGCCCAGAGCTGGTGCTTGCCTGCCCCGCTGTCGGGGTGTCTCCCTGAGGCTGActggggggagcagagcacaaagacgtggtggtggggaaggggcacatCTCGGGGGCAGCGGGCTCGGGGtcaggctgtggggctgccagaGCCCATGGTCCCTGGGCAATATTCCTGCTGGCAGACACGTTTCCACCCTGCCAGCAAAAGTTTCCAACAAAACTGTCTCTCTGCAAGGTGCTGTGATGCGCCCCAGCGGGAGCGCCCATCTCCTCACCTCgggcttccccagctgctctttcccccAGGCCCTGCCTGGGCCATGCTGGTCCCACAGCACACAGGCCACGACAGAGCTGCCGTGTTGGGCTGAGCCCTGGGCTGTGGCCCCACACAAGTGAGCCCACAGGTGGCTGCGGTGCCCTGgaccccccagccagccccaggggctATCACATCCCGCGGATCACCTCCCACACTGGTtaggaggcagctctgctccccactgccctggcacagggtgCAGAGCCACTTGCTGgggagcacggggctggcatTGCCCCttggctgcctctgccagcaccccagTCTCCATGGGCTCTTCTTGCTGCCTTGGGCcctggcagagcccagcactcccctcacagccccacagctgcctccgtcctgggcaggggctggaaggccccatggcagccctggcagcccctcctcctgctgcgcctcagccccaacccctgccctcctgctgcctggccacGGGGCTCAGTGTGGGGTTGTGCTGGGGCAGTGCCTGTGTgcaggtgcaggaggggtgggagcagggggcgTGGGGGGACCTTTCCCTCAGcgctgggggaggcagaggagggagaggccagggggagggagaagggatcCCCATGAGACGTGGACTGGAAGCCAGAGCCGTCATCCAGCCCCTGGCCTGAAGAAGGGCCTGGCTGGGAGGGTGCTAACGTGGGCACATTTCCATGGCAGAGGGTATTTTGTGTCCCTCCCTGTCGTGCTgtcaccccagccagcaactaagcaccacacagccgctcgctgaCCCTCgtcccctgccccggtgggatgggggagagaagcgGAAGACTAAAACTGAGTAAACTTGTGGGTTAAGAACACTGTagtaattgaaagaaaataaagtaaaatagtagtagtagtaataataataatattaataataatatgcaaagtaaatgatacacaatgcaattgctcaccacccactgaccgatcccagccagtccctgagcagcgatcgctgcctcctgcccaacttcccccagtttctatactgagcatgatgtcatatggtacggaatagccctctggccagttggggtcaactctcctggctctgacccctccctgcttcttgctggcagggcatgagaagttGAAAAGCCCTTGACCAGTGTGGtcaagcactacttagcaacaactaaaccatcagtgtgttatcaacattattctcaaacttaatccaaaacacagcaccatgccagcccccaggaagaaaattcactctatccagccaaaaccaggacagcatccGCCCCTTATTCTACACCACCTACGTCATGCCCAGCTGTGCGGTGTTGAATTGCCAGATCtgtttccatcactgctgcactttgctcagtttcctcaaagttcattcttcattaatctgggtgattgTTACTGTAAGACCgctgatatggcatatagcgACCAGAGAAGTGGTGATATACAGTAGTATATAACActtaacatcatacaattcaattctttggctattttcaccccaaatcaaattcccttgaggtacacatcaggtccttgagcaaaagcaatcccatggaTGGGTTTGCCCTTGCCCGAGGAGGGAGTAACCCAGAGGGacttccccagcatattttttatgtgtgctacagggactttatcccgCTCTACAGTACATAAGAGatttgattgggcagggccagctcgattggcagatcccctggtgttgactaaccaggtggcttttgctaaatgtgtatgccaatgtttgaatgtcccaccacccattgctctcaggggagtctttaacagtccattggatcactcgattttcccggaggctggtgcgTGATAGcggatgtgatacacccactcaatgccgtgctctttggcccaggtgtctatgcagttgtttcagaaatgagtcccattgtctgactcagtTCTTTCTAGGGTGCTATGTCACCATAGCACTTGCTTTTCAATACCCAAGATAGTGTTCCAGGTGggggcatggggcacgggatatgtttgcagccatccggtggttgcttccaccatggtgaacTCACTCCAGTATGCCCATGTCTCTCTCGTAGTAAGGAGCCCACCACTgaacacagcactccagatgtggcctcaccaggcCAGACTAGAGGGGAAGGTTCACctctcttgacctgctggcagtCCTCTTccaaatgcagcccaggatgctgtagACCTGCTTTGCCACACAGCCACACTGGTGCCTCATGCTCAGCTGCTTGTCCGCAAAACCCCCAAGTCCTACTcttcaaagctgctttccagccagtcgCCCCCCACAGCCTGAGCTGCTCCATGGGGTTACTCTTGCCCATGGTGAAGAACTTGGTGGTttcctttgctgaacttcatgcaGTTCCTCTCTGCACAgttctccagcctgcccaggtctTCTTGAATGGCAGTGCAACCATCCTGCGCATCAGGCACTCATCTCAGCTTTCTGTCACCCACAAAGTTGCTCACGATGCCCTTGGTCCCATCCTCCAGGACATTAAGGAAAGCTTGAATAGAATGGGCTCCACCACTGGTGACTGTCCTGCAGATGGACTTTGTGCTGTTTGGACCATTCAGTCCATTTTCAATCTACCTCATTTTCCAATTATCTAGTCCAGACTTGCTCAGCTTGTCTACTGCCTCTCCTACAGGAGAACAGGGTAAAGCTCTCCAGATCCACCTTTGTGCCCTTCTTCAAGACACAAGGGACActtgccttttgctttcttcccagcCCTCAGGAACCTCTCCCTatcaccatgacctttcaaaggtGATTTCAAGCAGCCTTACAAcgacatcagccagctccctcaacgCTCATGAGTGCATCCcctcaggtcccatggacttacGTATGTCCATTTCTTCTAACGTGCTGTTAGAATCTAGCCTGTGACTCCTACACCAAGggtaagtcttccttgctccagactttctctCTTGGGGCCTGAgattcctgaaggctggtctCACCAGTAAAGACAGAGATTGAAGAAGGCATTGAGTACCCTGGCCCGTCCTCTGTTCTCTGTCACCAGGGTCCCTGACACATCTAGCAGCAGGCGCACATTTTCCCTAGccttcctcttgctgctggAATCCTTGTCAAATCCTTTCTTCACATCCAGACTGAATTTCCAGATTGAACTTGAGGTGGGCCTTGACCTTGGCCTATGTTCAGGAGGTTATTGGTGCCCTCCAGAAACCTCCTGCATGTTTCCTGCTCTACTGTGCTGCCCTCCAGGCAGATGTCTGAGTGCCTAAAGTCCAAAATGAGGACCAGGGCCCGAGAATGTGAAGCTTCTTCCAGTTGGCTGAAGAAGTCTCATCTGTTCCTTCTTCCTAATATGGTTGGTCTGTAGCAGACATCGACTGCACGTCACCCGTGCAGGTCTGTCCACTAATCCCGACCCATCAGCTCTCAGCTGGCTCATCACCTGTCActaggcagagctccatgcagtCCTGCTGCTTGTTCACACACTGGGCAACTTCTCCTCCTCACTGACCTGCCCCATCCTTCCTAGAGGCTGCTTCCATCCATGGCCACACCCCAGTGGTGTGAGCTACGTGACCGTGTCTCTGTTATCCCCATGAGATTGCAGCTCAGGACCTCCCCACAGACCCCTGACTCCTTCGGTTTGCTCCCCAGACGGTGTGCACTACTGTACAGGCACATCGGAAGGGTACCCAGCCAGGCTGATTTCCCTGCTCAGATTCAGGGCTGCTTGACAGGTGCCCCTAAAATGGTCCTCATCCCATCCTTTGCTTTAGCTcctatttttcccttccctcttttccccctcaCAAGTTCTTCCCTTTGGTCTTCCTCATATCCTCCCACACAAACAGCCcacctcttttccctctgcccACGGGCCCTGGCTTTGCTTGCCTAGTGCCCTCTTGGGTGTTTCTGGGATGGCTGCCATGGGAATGCCTACCTTGCTCAGCAAGTCCATTGAACTAGGACCTCCTTTTATTGTCTCTCATGTCCTCCAGTTCCTTGTGCTGTCATCTTGTTAGAGGCATCACTGGGCAGGGTGAGCCACCTACACACACGTATTAACAGCTGGCACAATGAAGCTTCAGTCCATGGGGACCTTGAGAAACTCTGAGATTTGGCCAACAAAAACCTCACTAAGTTCTTCAAGGAGAAGTGCCCAGTCCTGCattgtggtggtacatcttccccctgcccctggtttttttttctgtcctgtttttcccctttacttcggctgctttacaatctccggaattccaggccgcagcttttgtgtagcgagttggtcagttaagcacctcttaattgtaccagaaactcctacatggctggagcagagagcggctctgttcttatcaacattcatatcatggctaacgaggggaacgagaacaaacagctaccccggacagccttgaaacagggtggtatcatcgctgctggaattccagcaacaagccgacccgaattgtgggtcggatggaaatttactggtgattaaagtcaatcatctcacaatcctataaacggcagtcccaggtgaggccctttgagctctcctggacctcCGCGGGCTgtaccagcatctccctctgatcgaaacgCCTCTCAGAGTCAgtgaaaactagcagactccgaaagtctgctgctaccagaactccattgccagaGATCGACAAcgcagcctgggctgctgatattcttcagtcctcgagactctgctctcgcccgttgagaaatgccaaggcattagatgtgagtatttcactaaactcgaggggaatttttaacaggtatgctattttcatatatgcatttatagttgtaagtgtgcatgcatgaatcaatttaagtagttttgtagatgtatgatttaattttaaaaggagttttatattgctgtactattcttctagcattactctcctaaaccattgaccaagtctgagactaagagtgggcccagccacacctgggctcctctctgagaaggagtttagaaagcaagggggtccattctgaacctcgtgactcaacgggagggttttcctatcccctacatacgatttctctctctttcatatAATCCAATGTcttttatatacttttcctatgtactagatatacatatatgcatatatatacattctccttatccatataaacctttgaccaagtctgagactaggactaaacctagccgcacctaggctcctctgtg
This window contains:
- the LOC142595966 gene encoding LOW QUALITY PROTEIN: scavenger receptor cysteine-rich domain-containing protein SCART1-like (The sequence of the model RefSeq protein was modified relative to this genomic sequence to represent the inferred CDS: deleted 1 base in 1 codon), encoding MSKKVLLLRLAPPAAGSASAEIYQPAIVVVPAARAWLHLETSPILGYPFGLLVPPGCAPGASSGPGGAVRVGRGAKGCGVVNSPAGLELGTPALHDRGDRRDPKTAAGTAWRGRGSYPGACDSAWLGTLLTGPMLLFEGAAELRLEDGGGRCAGRVEVKHQGQWGTVCDDSWDMKDAAVVCKQLGCGSAVTAPKYGHFGPGSGPIWMDEVDCRGNESALSDCTHPGWGEEDCDHDEDAGVTCSELEGSLVAPGFVQLVGGDSPCSGRVEVHDGNQWKTVCDSDFGPKAAKVVCRELQCGTALSVPGAARFGEGVGPMWDRELQCAGNESLLISCPRGSRRDQPCTHANAVGVTCTQYTGFRLVNGSTACEGRVEVQVLGTWGTLCASRWDLLDAHVLCRHLDCGFAESIPRGGHFGSGTGPVWRDSFHCEGTEAHLGQCPVTALGASPCSPENHAAVICSGPAGSTALRLVGGGSRCDGRVEILQRGTWGRVLDDEWDVREASVVCRQLRCREAEKAYNPAKPQRGTGPVGLRGVRCAGHEAELSLCNTSLPESAAAAGIAEDVGVVCAGSRQVRLVKGPGRCAGRVEIYYQGSWGTVCDDGWDLSDAAIVCQQLGCGGAVEAVGSARFGEGSGQIWLDGVNCSGAEAALWDCPAGSWGQHDCAHKEDAGVVCSDFMALRLGNGSNCSGRLQVFYNGTWGSVCSNSMTLQTVSLACKELGCGDAGTLETRLPSGRVSGHAWLDRVECGERNSSFWQCPSAPWDPRSCDDLREETHITCSGRRPETAPAVGTVCPNSTSCTDREKIRAVGGESGCSGRVEVWHRGSWGTVCDDSWDMQDAEVACRQLGCGPAVSALDEAAFGEGTGPIWLEQVECRGSEPSLQACWARPGDSGACRHKEDAAVQCSAAPRTAAPTPRADPSRDRPTGSGRLSLPVIICIVLGALLCLLLALLAGQVRSARAGRAGSGRAWEPFPDAVYEEIGYGPAWEKRARFSISGSYSEGSLAKLQPYPADSKEEEGPGSAPDVPVLPGSDPAHGYDDAREVSAPGEDPAPGQGAWEMPRAPEEGAGPRDAPGGANLRSQRSAGAPAAEGDAWFLSPESTGYDDAEEVPLAHPPEHRKAATAELSAQPSLSPAPGEPIPAVQLGAAGSEEGTLQLGEP